In a single window of the Rhodoferax saidenbachensis genome:
- a CDS encoding LysE family transporter — protein sequence MLGVTDYGTFVITIIVFLAIPGPGNLALVTSTSKGGITGGLAATLGVILGDQVLMWSAVAGVAALLAAYPDAFHAVQWAGAAYLAYLGFRMLTAKPGAAPVLNIKAGHYLRQAMVITLLNPKAILFYMAFFPLFVDPARQQGLVTYAFMAATIAFLTFLYGLGATLLTHYLAERMRANPKIGRVLEKVAGLFLIGFGIRLAISR from the coding sequence ATGCTCGGCGTCACCGATTACGGCACTTTTGTCATCACCATCATCGTGTTTCTGGCCATTCCCGGCCCGGGCAATCTGGCCTTGGTGACTTCCACCAGCAAGGGTGGAATCACGGGCGGGCTGGCGGCTACGCTGGGTGTGATCTTGGGTGATCAGGTGCTGATGTGGTCGGCCGTGGCCGGAGTTGCCGCGCTCTTGGCCGCCTACCCCGATGCCTTCCATGCCGTGCAGTGGGCCGGTGCGGCTTACCTTGCGTACCTGGGTTTCAGGATGCTGACCGCCAAACCCGGCGCGGCGCCCGTGCTCAACATCAAGGCCGGGCACTACCTGCGCCAGGCCATGGTTATCACCTTGCTCAACCCCAAGGCCATTTTGTTTTACATGGCCTTCTTCCCGCTGTTTGTCGATCCCGCGCGCCAGCAAGGTCTGGTGACCTATGCCTTCATGGCGGCCACGATTGCCTTCCTGACTTTTCTGTATGGCCTGGGCGCGACCCTGCTCACGCACTACCTGGCCGAGCGCATGCGCGCCAATCCCAAGATCGGTCGCGTGCTCGAAAAAGTCGCCGGCCTGTTCCTGATTGGCTTTGGCATTCGCCTTGCGATCTCCCGCTAA
- a CDS encoding ParA family protein yields MAKIFCVANQKGGVGKTTTTVNLAAGLAKVGQRVLMIDLDPQGNATMGSGVDKRKLELTVYDVLLESASITEARAQSDKLKEAGCSYDILGANRELAGAEVELVEVERREKRLKLAIAAVDHEYDFVLIDCPPSLSMLTLNGLCCAHGVIVPMQCEYFALEGLTDLVNTIKQVKANLNDDLQIIGLLRVMFDPRITLQQQVSDQLKAHFGDKVFDSVIPRNVRLAEAPSYGLPGVAFDPNSKGAQAFITFAQEMVDRIKAM; encoded by the coding sequence ATGGCCAAAATTTTCTGTGTTGCCAACCAAAAGGGTGGGGTGGGTAAAACCACCACCACGGTCAATCTGGCGGCGGGCTTGGCCAAAGTGGGCCAGCGTGTATTGATGATTGACCTGGACCCACAAGGCAATGCCACCATGGGTTCGGGTGTGGACAAACGCAAGCTGGAACTCACGGTGTATGACGTGTTGCTGGAGTCCGCATCGATTACCGAAGCGCGCGCCCAGAGCGACAAGCTCAAGGAGGCTGGCTGCAGCTACGACATCCTGGGCGCCAACCGCGAACTGGCGGGTGCCGAAGTGGAGCTGGTGGAAGTGGAGCGGCGTGAGAAGCGTCTCAAGCTGGCCATCGCCGCCGTAGACCATGAGTACGACTTTGTGCTGATCGACTGCCCGCCGTCACTCTCGATGCTCACACTCAACGGCCTGTGCTGCGCGCACGGCGTGATCGTGCCCATGCAGTGTGAGTACTTTGCACTCGAAGGTCTGACCGATCTGGTCAACACCATCAAGCAGGTCAAGGCCAACCTCAACGACGACTTGCAGATCATCGGCTTGCTGCGCGTGATGTTCGACCCGCGCATCACCTTGCAACAGCAGGTCAGCGACCAGCTCAAGGCGCACTTTGGTGACAAGGTGTTCGACTCGGTAATCCCGCGCAATGTGCGTCTGGCCGAGGCGCCCAGTTATGGGCTGCCGGGCGTGGCATTTGACCCCAACTCCAAAGGCGCCCAGGCCTTCATCACCTTCGCCCAGGAGATGGTGGATCGTATCAAGGCCATGTAG
- a CDS encoding RBBP9/YdeN family alpha/beta hydrolase codes for MVSPVPTVLILPGWQNSGDAHWQSRWEALYGYTRVQQHDWMQPLRGDWMAQLEEYVLAAPTPVVLVAHSLGCMLTAAWAEHSQNTHKVQAAFLVAPGDPEREELRAALKSWSPVVKQRLPFTSQLFGSTNDPYCSFARAQEFATAWGAEFVDYGACGHINGESGLGDWPDGHDRLQALIARAI; via the coding sequence ATGGTCTCTCCTGTACCCACTGTCCTGATCTTGCCCGGCTGGCAAAACTCCGGTGACGCCCACTGGCAAAGCCGCTGGGAGGCGCTGTATGGCTACACGCGTGTGCAGCAGCACGACTGGATGCAGCCGCTGCGTGGTGACTGGATGGCACAGCTCGAAGAATATGTACTGGCCGCCCCCACGCCCGTGGTGCTGGTGGCGCACAGCCTGGGCTGCATGCTCACCGCCGCGTGGGCAGAGCACTCGCAAAACACCCACAAGGTGCAGGCCGCATTTTTGGTGGCGCCCGGTGACCCGGAGCGTGAAGAGTTGCGCGCGGCATTGAAAAGCTGGTCGCCGGTGGTGAAGCAGCGCTTGCCATTCACATCGCAATTGTTCGGCAGCACCAACGACCCGTATTGCAGCTTCGCGCGTGCGCAGGAGTTTGCAACGGCTTGGGGCGCCGAATTTGTGGATTACGGCGCGTGCGGACACATCAATGGTGAGTCCGGCTTGGGCGACTGGCCCGATGGCCACGACAGATTGCAGGCGCTGATCGCACGGGCGATCTGA